One stretch of Estrella lausannensis DNA includes these proteins:
- a CDS encoding leucine-rich repeat domain-containing protein, translating to MVHSLTAPFLSLVNKGLTSIPSSIVADHSDVTEVILDGNPLGNLSTAILNFPKISSLSLNNIRMTEFPSDLGTLKHLKVLKINENNMEMLNESIGELDELEVLEVERCGLKVISPLIDRLKNLKVLKLSGNELTEIPDEICKLESLRELHLSHNLITKLPESLSSLQNLEVLNLSFNHIDTLPRAIGAMRALKRLYLTANRLWGEFPDSVGDLASLEVLAVSKNAIESLPFSMGRLEALKELRAERNQLKSLPAEITSLPHLRALSLAGNPLAKNDEVIKPGFPSLVDLALTYLLRAPTGDITQLTEDLQDDLAEPPVTCKSCKRLFFERNLYRVLTIKRLFSQNIPLLSYCCVQCNTRAKGT from the coding sequence ATGGTTCATTCGCTTACTGCTCCATTCTTAAGTTTGGTCAATAAGGGTCTAACATCCATTCCTTCCAGCATAGTGGCCGACCACTCCGATGTGACCGAAGTGATTCTCGACGGAAATCCCCTAGGCAACCTAAGCACTGCTATTTTAAATTTTCCCAAAATCTCCTCTCTGAGCCTCAACAATATCCGCATGACGGAATTTCCGTCGGACCTGGGAACATTGAAGCATCTTAAGGTTCTCAAGATCAATGAGAATAATATGGAGATGTTGAATGAATCTATAGGAGAGCTTGATGAGTTGGAAGTTTTGGAAGTGGAAAGATGCGGCCTGAAAGTCATCTCCCCGCTGATCGACCGGTTGAAAAACCTGAAGGTTTTGAAGCTTAGCGGCAATGAGCTCACCGAGATCCCTGATGAGATTTGTAAGCTGGAATCATTGAGAGAGCTTCATCTCAGCCATAATCTGATTACAAAGTTGCCGGAGAGCCTCTCTTCGTTGCAAAACCTGGAAGTGTTGAACCTTTCCTTCAACCATATCGATACGCTTCCTAGGGCGATAGGAGCTATGAGGGCGCTGAAGAGGCTGTATCTTACCGCGAACAGGCTCTGGGGTGAGTTTCCGGACTCAGTGGGTGATTTGGCCTCTCTTGAAGTATTGGCTGTCAGCAAAAATGCGATCGAATCACTGCCTTTTTCGATGGGTCGTTTGGAGGCTTTGAAAGAGCTTAGGGCTGAACGTAATCAATTAAAATCCCTGCCCGCCGAAATTACTAGCCTGCCCCACCTGCGCGCTCTCAGCCTGGCAGGCAACCCACTTGCGAAAAATGATGAGGTCATCAAACCCGGCTTTCCCTCCTTAGTCGATCTGGCTCTTACCTATCTTTTAAGGGCGCCCACGGGGGATATCACCCAGCTTACCGAAGACCTGCAAGATGATTTGGCTGAACCGCCAGTTACTTGCAAAAGTTGCAAGAGGCTATTCTTTGAGAGAAATCTGTATCGTGTACTTACGATCAAGAGGCTGTTTTCGCAAAATATTCCGCTGCTGTCTTACTGTTGCGTTCAGTGCAACACCCGAGCTAAGGGTACCTAA
- a CDS encoding DUF3604 domain-containing protein codes for MRRSICFCEPNTVYAGEIGTWKFVYTPGSNLPKGTLLKFDLGSEGRPIDWEIPSVDLKEPRNQIYLLFENGKTAAFHEVEVDWRFTPQYECALPQAVSAGSPVTIVVGAPKGAKSNEKTGNQVQTNSHRRRAFNLYIDPTGKGRYGEPEIFNMDVKGGELKNIKVWAPSFVAKNKRFDVVIRFEDEHGNLTSNAPEDTLIELSYENIRENLNWKLFVPETGFISLPNLYFNEPGIYTIQLTNTTTKETFKASPIKCFAEANEVLLWGLFHGESERIDSAENIEGCLRHFRDEKALNFFSTSSFESQEETSNESWKQITQNAVEFDEADRFTTFIGFQWQGESGEEGLHQLVYLKDGKQILRKKDTKSSSLKKIYKCFSPKELISIPTFTMGKGCEYNFKEYNPEFERVVEIYNAWGSSECSVKEGNTKPIDTEGKKGVKECSDGSVLKALKNNCRFGFVAGGLDDRGAFSDFFEGDQIQYTPGITAVIAKEFSKAGIADALYRRSCYATTGERMLLSVNIAGTSMGQEVSTADKPGLTINRHIAGFAAGTCPLKTVEIIRNGEVIKTFKPVKTYRLEFEFDDMVDMSKIILQSPDKRPPFVFYYVRVTQEDGHIAWSSPIWIDFVKLSPQERKAKRMQRVIPKAQVKEEDILDFSADEDDLEEDLEEYEGDEE; via the coding sequence ATGAGAAGATCAATTTGTTTTTGCGAACCGAACACTGTCTATGCCGGCGAAATAGGCACCTGGAAATTTGTGTACACTCCCGGGTCTAACCTCCCCAAAGGAACGCTTTTAAAATTTGATCTTGGGTCCGAAGGCAGACCGATAGACTGGGAAATTCCGTCGGTAGACCTTAAAGAGCCCCGTAATCAGATCTATCTTCTTTTTGAAAACGGTAAAACGGCCGCTTTTCATGAAGTGGAAGTCGACTGGCGCTTCACACCTCAGTATGAGTGTGCTCTACCCCAAGCAGTGAGCGCCGGATCGCCCGTAACCATTGTCGTCGGAGCGCCAAAGGGTGCTAAATCGAATGAGAAAACCGGCAACCAAGTTCAGACAAACTCTCACCGCAGACGGGCATTCAACCTCTACATCGATCCCACCGGAAAAGGCCGCTACGGCGAGCCGGAAATATTCAACATGGACGTTAAGGGCGGAGAGCTGAAAAACATCAAAGTGTGGGCACCCTCCTTTGTCGCCAAAAACAAACGTTTCGACGTTGTCATCCGATTCGAAGATGAGCATGGCAACCTGACCAGCAACGCTCCTGAAGACACACTGATCGAACTCAGCTATGAGAACATCCGGGAAAATCTAAACTGGAAGCTTTTCGTTCCAGAGACAGGCTTTATCTCCCTGCCCAACCTCTATTTCAACGAACCGGGCATCTACACGATCCAACTGACCAACACCACAACAAAAGAAACATTCAAGGCCAGCCCCATTAAGTGCTTTGCCGAAGCAAATGAAGTTCTTTTGTGGGGGCTGTTCCATGGCGAGTCGGAACGGATCGACTCCGCCGAAAACATCGAGGGCTGCTTAAGGCACTTCAGAGATGAGAAAGCGCTAAACTTCTTCTCGACCTCTTCGTTTGAGAGTCAAGAAGAAACCTCTAATGAAAGCTGGAAGCAAATTACACAAAACGCGGTGGAGTTTGACGAGGCCGACCGCTTCACCACCTTCATCGGATTCCAGTGGCAAGGAGAATCCGGAGAGGAAGGGCTTCATCAGCTCGTCTACTTAAAAGACGGCAAGCAGATACTCAGGAAAAAAGACACCAAATCCTCTTCCCTGAAAAAAATCTATAAGTGCTTCTCGCCCAAAGAGCTGATCTCCATCCCAACGTTCACGATGGGCAAAGGCTGCGAGTACAACTTCAAAGAATACAATCCCGAATTTGAAAGAGTCGTCGAAATCTACAATGCGTGGGGTTCGTCGGAATGTTCCGTAAAAGAGGGTAATACCAAACCCATTGACACCGAAGGAAAAAAAGGTGTCAAAGAATGCTCTGATGGGTCGGTATTGAAGGCTCTTAAGAATAATTGCCGCTTTGGCTTCGTAGCCGGTGGGCTCGACGACAGAGGCGCCTTCTCCGACTTTTTTGAGGGCGACCAGATCCAATACACACCCGGCATCACCGCCGTGATCGCCAAGGAGTTTTCCAAGGCTGGTATCGCAGATGCGCTCTACAGAAGATCGTGCTATGCAACGACTGGTGAGAGGATGCTGCTCAGCGTCAACATCGCGGGAACGTCCATGGGCCAAGAAGTCTCCACAGCGGACAAACCAGGACTTACCATCAACCGCCATATCGCTGGTTTTGCTGCCGGCACATGCCCTTTAAAGACTGTAGAAATCATCCGCAATGGCGAAGTGATCAAAACCTTTAAACCGGTAAAAACGTATCGTCTCGAGTTTGAATTTGACGATATGGTGGATATGTCGAAAATCATCTTACAAAGCCCAGATAAGCGTCCTCCCTTCGTGTTTTATTACGTCAGAGTCACTCAGGAAGATGGCCATATTGCATGGTCTTCTCCAATCTGGATCGATTTTGTCAAACTCTCCCCTCAGGAGAGAAAAGCAAAACGCATGCAGCGCGTTATTCCCAAAGCACAGGTGAAAGAAGAGGATATCCTCGATTTCTCCGCAGATGAAGATGATCTGGAAGAGGACTTGGAAGAATATGAGGGCGATGAGGAGTAA
- the hemH gene encoding ferrochelatase, producing the protein MKGETTGVLLVNLGTPDTPAVADVRRYLHEFLLDPRVIDIPRWKRELLVRCLIVPKRVKNTAASYSKIWTGGGSPLLFWGKTVRDQLQAALSDSFKVVLAMRYQNPSIEQGLEQLAFCKKIIILPLFPQYASATTGSIFEKVMFYLKRWLTVPEVHFIPSYPVQKKMVACFSERAREKGYEKFDRILFSFHGLPIRQIRKCDRLGVCKSSPDCCVQAKNPQCYASQCVSTAHAVAKELNIPKEKFVVTFQSRLGSEPWLEPSTQDTVHQLAKNGVENLLVFSPSFVADCLETLYEIGVELKDEFTQLGGKRLELVPSLNDHPLWIEGLKELILAK; encoded by the coding sequence GTGAAAGGAGAGACAACGGGGGTACTGCTGGTTAACTTAGGAACACCCGATACGCCTGCCGTTGCGGATGTCAGGCGCTATTTGCATGAGTTTTTGCTCGATCCCCGTGTGATCGATATCCCCCGATGGAAAAGAGAGCTGCTTGTCAGGTGTCTGATTGTTCCTAAAAGGGTGAAGAATACCGCAGCTTCCTATTCTAAGATTTGGACCGGCGGGGGGTCACCGCTCCTGTTTTGGGGGAAAACAGTCAGGGATCAGTTGCAGGCGGCTCTATCTGACAGTTTCAAAGTGGTTCTCGCCATGCGTTATCAAAATCCCTCAATTGAGCAGGGGCTTGAGCAGCTCGCTTTCTGCAAAAAAATCATTATCTTGCCCCTGTTCCCACAGTACGCTTCGGCGACGACAGGTTCCATTTTCGAAAAGGTTATGTTTTATTTGAAGAGGTGGTTGACAGTTCCTGAGGTGCATTTCATACCGAGCTATCCTGTTCAAAAGAAAATGGTCGCCTGTTTCAGCGAGAGAGCGCGCGAAAAGGGGTACGAGAAGTTTGATCGCATTCTCTTTAGCTTTCATGGGTTGCCAATTAGGCAAATTCGCAAATGCGACCGTTTGGGTGTCTGTAAATCTTCGCCGGATTGCTGTGTGCAGGCAAAAAATCCGCAGTGCTACGCTTCTCAGTGCGTGAGCACAGCGCATGCTGTGGCCAAGGAATTGAATATTCCTAAAGAGAAGTTTGTAGTGACGTTTCAGTCCCGGCTCGGAAGTGAACCCTGGCTGGAGCCTTCAACCCAAGATACTGTCCATCAATTGGCTAAAAATGGTGTTGAAAATCTGCTGGTCTTTTCTCCTTCCTTTGTTGCGGATTGCCTGGAGACATTGTATGAGATAGGCGTGGAGCTGAAGGATGAGTTCACTCAGCTTGGGGGAAAGAGGTTGGAGCTCGTTCCCAGCCTTAACGACCATCCACTTTGGATTGAGGGACTGAAGGAATTAATCCTCGCCAAGTAA
- a CDS encoding class I SAM-dependent methyltransferase, with amino-acid sequence MDKIKSLLTMRFGKEIRTHSMIHHEELMTKLIKLAKVQSIVEIGTLHGVSAALFASLGLKVATFDIVASPLAEEIWKYLDVSSLIDYSICRDDEEKKEILSGRSFDVAFIDGDHHLDKARFDFDCVKRCGFVIFHDYKPHAPHFKPLADFIDSLTPQRYIFGEPGSQFAVWIAEDSNQRENLDLLEWLKAGA; translated from the coding sequence ATGGACAAGATCAAGTCTTTACTTACCATGCGTTTTGGTAAAGAGATCCGCACCCATAGCATGATCCATCATGAAGAATTGATGACCAAGCTTATCAAGCTTGCCAAAGTACAATCGATTGTTGAAATCGGCACGCTCCATGGAGTCTCGGCAGCTCTTTTTGCATCCCTTGGATTAAAGGTCGCCACGTTTGACATTGTAGCCAGTCCTCTTGCTGAAGAAATCTGGAAGTATCTGGATGTGAGTTCGCTAATAGATTACTCTATCTGCCGGGACGATGAAGAAAAAAAGGAGATTCTTTCAGGGCGCTCCTTTGATGTTGCCTTTATCGATGGAGACCATCATCTAGATAAAGCCCGGTTTGATTTCGATTGTGTAAAACGTTGTGGATTTGTCATCTTTCACGATTATAAGCCCCATGCCCCTCACTTTAAACCGCTCGCCGACTTTATCGACTCGCTGACGCCTCAGCGGTATATTTTCGGTGAACCGGGAAGCCAATTTGCGGTCTGGATTGCAGAAGACAGCAACCAACGGGAAAACCTGGATCTTCTCGAGTGGCTGAAGGCGGGTGCCTGA
- a CDS encoding carboxypeptidase M32: MPKNSQKQYNLLFSLSKHAKTLQGISSLLEWDHETYMPEGSASIRAEQVKTLAGLVHQCKTAKEYEGALGSLINIKTGALKAKDLPLPKQRALIMWRRDFVKAKALPTSFVEEFAALTSKSVSVWRAAKEKSSFKEFAPYLKKIIDLCRKKAELIGYEKHPYDALIDEFEPGETADNLAELFGNVKPSLVSLIAKTQTKKKIDDSFLRGNFDPEKQMELGNEILKDIGFDFRYGRVDFSTHPFSSSSHPQDSRITTRKPSDNLIANISILMHEGGHSLYEMGLPEKEYGSPLAEAVSLGIHESQSRFYEIWIGQGKPFWKRYFPKLADTFGGKLKKVSFDNFYKAINKVAPSFIRVDADELTYPMHVILRFEIEKALIEGSASVNEIPDLWRSKMKEMLGIVPKTDQEGCLQDIHWSMGAFGYFPTYLLGSMYAAQIFDAFQAKNPDFEERIQKEGLSFIKDYLGKTIHRHGRQYDSRELIKRATGKAFSPAAYLNYLQKKYGA; this comes from the coding sequence ATGCCAAAAAACAGCCAAAAACAATACAACTTACTGTTCTCCCTTTCCAAGCACGCCAAAACCCTCCAGGGCATTTCCTCCCTTCTTGAGTGGGATCACGAAACCTACATGCCGGAAGGCTCCGCCTCGATACGGGCCGAGCAAGTCAAAACGCTTGCAGGCCTCGTACACCAATGCAAAACAGCCAAAGAGTATGAGGGCGCTTTGGGATCGTTGATCAACATCAAAACAGGCGCCCTGAAAGCCAAAGACCTTCCCTTGCCAAAGCAAAGGGCCCTTATCATGTGGAGAAGAGACTTTGTCAAAGCCAAAGCTCTGCCGACATCCTTTGTGGAGGAATTTGCGGCTCTCACTTCGAAATCAGTCTCGGTCTGGCGCGCGGCGAAGGAAAAGTCATCATTCAAAGAATTTGCCCCCTATCTGAAAAAAATCATAGACTTATGCAGAAAAAAAGCTGAGCTCATCGGATACGAAAAACACCCCTACGATGCCCTCATCGATGAATTCGAACCGGGAGAGACCGCCGATAACCTGGCCGAACTCTTCGGCAACGTGAAGCCTTCCTTAGTCTCTCTCATTGCTAAAACACAAACAAAGAAGAAAATTGACGACAGCTTTCTTCGAGGAAATTTTGACCCGGAAAAGCAGATGGAGCTTGGCAATGAAATTCTGAAGGATATCGGCTTTGACTTCCGCTATGGAAGAGTCGATTTCTCCACACACCCCTTCTCATCCTCATCTCACCCACAAGACAGCCGCATAACGACCAGGAAGCCCTCGGATAATTTGATCGCGAACATCAGCATCCTCATGCATGAAGGCGGCCATAGCCTCTACGAGATGGGGCTACCTGAAAAGGAGTATGGATCTCCCCTCGCGGAAGCGGTATCCCTTGGAATTCATGAAAGCCAGTCACGTTTTTACGAAATCTGGATCGGACAAGGAAAACCCTTTTGGAAGCGCTATTTCCCAAAACTTGCGGATACCTTCGGTGGAAAGCTCAAAAAGGTAAGCTTTGACAATTTCTACAAAGCCATTAACAAAGTAGCCCCCTCCTTTATCCGTGTGGATGCTGATGAGCTTACCTACCCAATGCATGTCATCTTACGCTTCGAAATCGAAAAAGCCTTGATCGAAGGAAGTGCCTCCGTAAATGAAATTCCTGACTTATGGAGAAGCAAAATGAAGGAAATGCTGGGAATTGTTCCCAAAACAGATCAGGAAGGGTGTCTACAGGATATCCATTGGTCGATGGGAGCTTTCGGCTACTTTCCTACCTATTTACTCGGAAGCATGTATGCAGCGCAGATTTTTGATGCATTCCAAGCTAAGAATCCTGATTTCGAAGAAAGAATTCAGAAAGAAGGACTCTCCTTCATCAAGGATTATCTGGGAAAAACAATCCATCGACACGGCAGGCAATATGACAGCAGAGAGTTGATCAAAAGGGCGACCGGCAAGGCGTTCAGCCCTGCGGCTTACCTGAACTACCTGCAAAAGAAATATGGCGCATAA